Proteins from a single region of Anaerolineae bacterium:
- a CDS encoding metallophosphoesterase produces the protein MTRRVVDLTDGVAMVVTDLHGNGEAYEAYRDRFLALRAAGQVDRLILCGDLIHNNGSARPDRSLEMLLDVIRLQEAYGAEAVILLLGNHELPHLYSLTLSRGEVDYTPGFEAALSAAGAAVREQVMAFLDQLPFVVRTAAGVLINHCGASPLAAMPGNYNRLIAFDHRALLDRVDRVLAAQDLAVLRDYYEQTSGKSYDEAARYYLAVSGPDDPRYNHLLRSLVLNRSDSSFDLLWDTFFTRNEREHGDEAYGYMLTQYLRVWSAGAPAPQRFLVSGHIPVAGGYAIVCGQQLRLASHAHANPPGAGLYLRLDCASPIDTMDRLVAGLGNAFAP, from the coding sequence TTGACCCGGCGTGTGGTTGATCTGACTGACGGCGTGGCCATGGTCGTGACTGACCTGCACGGTAACGGTGAAGCGTATGAAGCCTATCGCGATCGTTTCCTGGCCCTCCGCGCTGCCGGACAGGTGGACCGACTGATTTTGTGCGGCGATCTGATCCATAACAACGGCTCAGCCCGCCCTGACCGTAGCCTGGAGATGCTCCTGGACGTGATCCGCCTGCAGGAGGCTTATGGCGCTGAGGCGGTGATCTTACTGCTGGGCAACCATGAGTTGCCCCACCTGTACAGCCTGACGCTCAGTCGGGGGGAGGTTGACTACACGCCGGGCTTTGAAGCAGCGCTGAGTGCGGCGGGGGCTGCCGTCCGCGAGCAGGTGATGGCGTTTCTTGATCAGCTGCCGTTTGTGGTGCGTACAGCGGCGGGAGTCCTGATCAATCACTGCGGGGCGTCCCCACTGGCAGCCATGCCCGGCAACTACAACCGGCTGATCGCATTCGATCACCGGGCGTTGCTGGATCGCGTTGATCGGGTGCTGGCGGCGCAGGACCTGGCTGTGTTGCGGGACTACTATGAGCAGACCAGCGGCAAGTCGTACGACGAAGCGGCTCGCTACTACCTGGCAGTCAGCGGTCCTGACGATCCCCGCTACAACCATCTGTTGCGCAGCCTGGTGCTCAACCGCTCTGATTCCAGCTTTGATCTACTGTGGGATACCTTCTTCACCCGCAATGAGCGCGAGCATGGCGACGAGGCATATGGCTATATGCTGACGCAGTACCTGCGGGTCTGGTCAGCCGGGGCGCCCGCGCCGCAGCGTTTTCTGGTCAGCGGCCACATCCCGGTCGCCGGAGGGTATGCCATCGTGTGCGGTCAACAACTGCGGCTGGCCAGTCACGCCCACGCTAATCCGCCTGGGGCGGGCCTGTACCTGCGTCTGGATTGTGCCAGTCCGATCGATACCATGGACAGGCTGGTAGCTGGCCTGGGAAATGCGTTTGCTCCATGA
- a CDS encoding histidine phosphatase family protein, whose protein sequence is MSSGADTILTLVRHGHTEWNGLGRYQGLAPVPLSERGRLQAEHLAQALAPGDPMGDPVSRPIQAIYSSDLLRCRQTAAPIAAALGLPVQFDPRLREADYGHWQGLTREEAARWDPEAYAAYRADPDGVAIPGGESHQMLANRVLAALADVLARHGGEHVLLVTHGGPLRAILEHYDLWQGGHPPGNASRTVIAVSPAGRAEVLLMGDVAHLPAALQPDRSGTTFIA, encoded by the coding sequence GTGAGCAGTGGCGCGGACACCATCTTAACGCTGGTGCGTCATGGGCATACCGAATGGAATGGGCTGGGGCGCTACCAGGGTCTGGCGCCGGTGCCGTTAAGCGAGCGGGGACGCCTTCAGGCGGAACACTTAGCGCAGGCGTTAGCGCCAGGTGACCCGATGGGCGACCCGGTGAGCAGGCCGATTCAGGCCATCTACAGCAGCGATCTGCTGCGCTGCCGGCAAACCGCGGCGCCGATTGCGGCAGCGCTGGGTCTACCCGTCCAGTTCGATCCTCGCCTGCGCGAGGCGGATTACGGGCACTGGCAGGGTCTCACGCGGGAAGAGGCTGCTCGCTGGGATCCGGAGGCTTACGCAGCCTATCGAGCCGATCCGGACGGCGTGGCGATCCCCGGCGGGGAGAGTCACCAGATGCTAGCAAACCGCGTGCTGGCGGCGTTGGCGGATGTGCTGGCCCGGCACGGCGGGGAGCATGTCTTGCTGGTCACTCATGGCGGTCCGCTGCGGGCCATCCTGGAGCATTATGATCTCTGGCAGGGCGGGCATCCGCCTGGTAATGCCTCGCGGACGGTGATCGCAGTGTCGCCTGCTGGCAGGGCAGAGGTGCTGCTGATGGGCGATGTGGCCCACCTGCCAGCGGCGCTGCAACCGGACCGGTCAGGGACGACGTTCATCGCGTGA
- a CDS encoding malate dehydrogenase, whose product MKNPIRVAVTGGAGQIAYSLLFRIASGETFGPDQPVILQIIEIPEAMGALKGVRMELDDCAFPLLQDVILTDDPRVGFRDANWALLTGGKPRTAGMNRADLISANGRIFVEQGRAINDYAARNIRVLVVANPCNTNALVAHRNAPDIPADRWFAMTRLDENRAKAQIAAKAGVSVGAVTNMAVWGNHSDTQFPNFEMARVNGRPLLEVIPDRQWLENDFLKTNQQRGKAIIDARGKSSAASAANAAIDTVHSLLHPTPAGDWFSAAVVSDGSYGVPEGLVFSYPLRSRGGGEYEIVQGLELSAYARQKLQLSWQELLEEKAAVADLIG is encoded by the coding sequence GTGAAGAACCCGATTCGTGTAGCCGTCACCGGCGGCGCTGGCCAGATCGCTTACAGCCTGTTGTTCCGGATCGCTTCCGGGGAGACCTTTGGCCCCGACCAGCCGGTCATCCTGCAGATCATCGAAATCCCGGAAGCGATGGGTGCGCTCAAGGGTGTCCGGATGGAACTGGATGACTGCGCTTTCCCGCTGTTGCAGGATGTCATCCTGACCGACGATCCGAGAGTCGGCTTCAGGGATGCGAACTGGGCGCTGTTGACTGGCGGCAAGCCACGCACCGCCGGGATGAACCGCGCCGACCTGATCTCAGCAAACGGCCGAATCTTTGTGGAACAGGGCCGCGCTATCAATGACTACGCGGCGCGCAACATCCGTGTGCTGGTGGTGGCCAACCCGTGCAACACCAACGCGCTGGTGGCTCACCGCAACGCGCCGGATATTCCCGCTGATCGCTGGTTTGCCATGACTCGCCTGGATGAAAACCGCGCCAAGGCTCAGATTGCCGCCAAAGCGGGTGTTTCTGTCGGTGCGGTGACCAATATGGCGGTGTGGGGCAACCACAGCGATACACAGTTCCCCAACTTTGAAATGGCGCGCGTTAACGGACGCCCATTGCTGGAAGTCATCCCCGACCGGCAGTGGCTGGAAAACGATTTCCTGAAGACAAACCAGCAGCGCGGTAAGGCGATTATCGACGCGCGGGGCAAGAGCAGCGCTGCCAGCGCCGCTAACGCTGCGATTGACACCGTCCATAGCCTGTTGCACCCCACACCGGCGGGGGACTGGTTCAGCGCGGCAGTTGTCTCCGATGGCAGCTATGGCGTTCCGGAGGGGCTGGTGTTCTCGTACCCGTTGCGTTCCCGGGGCGGCGGCGAATACGAGATCGTGCAGGGGCTGGAACTGAGCGCGTATGCCCGCCAGAAGCTACAGCTTTCCTGGCAGGAATTGCTTGAGGAAAAGGCGGCGGTGGCCGACCTGATTGGCTAG
- a CDS encoding methionyl-tRNA formyltransferase — protein sequence MTRVVFMGTPDFAVPALRALIEASDFEVVGVVTQPDRPAGRGQDLRPSPVKLVAQVAGVPVFQPPTLRTPEAFTHLAGWKPDLIVVAAFGQILRQNVLDLPPYGCINVHASLLPRWRGAAPIQAAIRAGDTETGITIMRMDAGLDTGPILAQRAIPIGPRETGQSLHDRLATLGGELLLETLPAYLAGTLTPHPQPDDESLITYAGQIKKEDGAIDWNQSAVAIDRLVRAFTPWPGTFTHWNGQLLKIVAGHPAAGDTEPGRVIPRAEAFAIGTGDGLYVPETVQLAGRKAVSATDFLRGNSAILGARLG from the coding sequence ATGACCCGTGTTGTTTTTATGGGTACGCCAGACTTCGCCGTGCCCGCGCTCCGCGCCCTGATCGAGGCCTCTGACTTCGAGGTGGTGGGCGTCGTCACTCAGCCCGATCGCCCTGCCGGTCGCGGCCAGGACCTGCGTCCTTCGCCGGTCAAGCTGGTGGCCCAAGTGGCAGGGGTGCCGGTCTTCCAGCCCCCCACACTACGCACCCCGGAAGCCTTCACCCACCTGGCAGGCTGGAAACCCGATCTGATCGTTGTGGCAGCCTTCGGGCAAATCCTGCGCCAGAACGTACTGGATCTCCCTCCCTATGGCTGCATCAACGTCCATGCCTCGTTGCTGCCCCGCTGGCGCGGCGCAGCGCCGATCCAGGCCGCCATCCGCGCCGGGGATACCGAGACCGGCATCACCATCATGCGCATGGACGCCGGGCTGGACACCGGTCCAATACTCGCCCAGCGAGCCATTCCGATCGGCCCGCGGGAGACTGGCCAGAGCCTGCATGATCGGCTGGCCACACTCGGCGGAGAACTGCTGCTGGAAACCCTGCCCGCTTACCTGGCCGGGACACTCACACCCCATCCGCAGCCAGATGACGAATCGCTGATCACCTATGCCGGACAGATCAAAAAAGAAGATGGCGCCATTGACTGGAACCAGAGTGCAGTAGCCATCGATCGGTTGGTACGCGCTTTTACTCCCTGGCCGGGAACTTTCACCCACTGGAACGGCCAACTGCTCAAGATCGTTGCCGGCCATCCGGCAGCCGGTGACACCGAGCCAGGGCGGGTTATCCCACGGGCAGAAGCATTCGCCATCGGCACGGGCGACGGACTATACGTGCCGGAGACAGTCCAGCTTGCGGGGAGGAAAGCCGTCAGCGCGACGGATTTTCTGCGCGGCAACAGCGCCATCCTCGGCGCGCGTCTGGGTTAG
- a CDS encoding DUF2088 domain-containing protein — MTSPRYEVPFGRGTLSIQPPEGWMVDVADGAGRLPGAPPQPVAPPQMFDALVRRARQVIIVFTDATRPGPDRVLAERALADLRVAGFPLERVSFLCATGMHRASTPEEKREKLGEAILNRHEVVDHRPADAATVGDIDGIPVQVNRRLTVPGTLTIALGVVEPHQFAGYSGGAKTVVIGCGGAETIAATHGPRFLGRDGVRLGQVDGNPFQVFIRQAGRLTGPQWVYNVVLDQDYRVVNQLSGPPDAVHDALVGQARRLYELPVQAPYDVVLAGVGAPKDVNLYQASRAATYLGLSARPVIRPGGVIILPAPIPEGAGQGPGEQNFITALRGQADLAGMAARMEMQGCQPGEQRAYLIARLLRRYRVIVVGAEHPGVARDAHLAPVPTMDEAFALARVWCGARQAAPRLLIVPHALQTIPVPA, encoded by the coding sequence ATGACCTCGCCCCGTTACGAAGTCCCTTTTGGCCGTGGCACGCTATCCATCCAGCCGCCGGAGGGGTGGATGGTAGATGTGGCGGATGGGGCAGGCCGCCTGCCCGGAGCGCCGCCGCAGCCCGTTGCACCGCCCCAGATGTTTGATGCGCTGGTTCGCCGGGCGCGGCAGGTGATCATTGTCTTCACCGACGCTACGCGGCCAGGCCCTGACCGGGTGCTGGCAGAGCGTGCACTGGCTGATCTGCGGGTGGCGGGTTTTCCACTGGAGCGTGTGTCCTTTCTCTGTGCGACGGGGATGCATCGGGCCAGTACGCCTGAGGAGAAGCGCGAGAAACTGGGCGAGGCGATCCTCAACCGGCATGAGGTGGTCGATCATCGCCCGGCTGACGCTGCAACCGTCGGGGATATCGATGGAATCCCGGTACAGGTCAACCGGCGATTGACTGTGCCGGGAACGCTGACGATCGCGCTGGGCGTGGTGGAGCCGCACCAGTTCGCTGGTTATTCTGGCGGGGCCAAGACGGTGGTGATCGGCTGTGGTGGGGCCGAAACCATCGCTGCGACGCACGGGCCGCGCTTTCTGGGGCGGGATGGGGTTCGCCTGGGGCAGGTGGATGGCAACCCTTTTCAGGTTTTCATCCGGCAAGCCGGACGCCTGACCGGGCCGCAGTGGGTCTACAACGTCGTTCTGGATCAGGACTACCGGGTGGTGAACCAGTTGAGCGGGCCGCCTGACGCTGTGCACGATGCGCTGGTCGGTCAGGCGCGGCGGCTGTACGAACTGCCGGTTCAGGCGCCATACGATGTAGTGCTGGCCGGTGTAGGCGCTCCCAAGGATGTCAATCTCTATCAGGCCTCGCGGGCGGCGACTTATCTGGGCTTGAGCGCCCGGCCGGTTATCCGTCCCGGTGGGGTGATCATCCTGCCTGCACCTATCCCGGAGGGAGCAGGCCAGGGTCCCGGCGAGCAGAATTTCATCACGGCACTGCGGGGACAGGCCGATCTGGCAGGTATGGCAGCCCGCATGGAGATGCAGGGTTGCCAACCGGGTGAACAGCGGGCCTACCTGATCGCCCGGCTGTTGCGTCGTTACCGCGTAATTGTGGTGGGCGCCGAGCATCCTGGCGTGGCCAGGGATGCTCATCTGGCGCCAGTGCCAACGATGGACGAGGCTTTTGCCCTGGCGCGGGTGTGGTGCGGAGCGCGCCAGGCAGCACCGCGCCTGTTGATCGTTCCGCACGCTTTGCAGACGATCCCGGTTCCAGCCTAA